Within the Aeromicrobium sp. Root236 genome, the region CGTTGCTCGACAACGGCGACGAGGTCCTCGTGCCGGTGCCGGACTATCCGCTGTGGACCGCCGTCACCAACCTCGCCGGCGGGGTGCCGGTGCACTACCGGTGCGACGAGGACAACGACTGGAACCCCGACCTCGAGGACCTCGAGTCCAAGATCACCGACCGCACCCGCGTCATCGTCGTGATCAACCCCAACAACCCGACCGGCGCGGTCTACTCCCGCGAGACGCTCGACGCGATCGCCGACCTGGCCCGCAAGCACGACCTGGTCCTGATGGCCGACGAGATCTACGACAAGATCCTCTACGACGACGCGGTCCACATCCCGCTGGCGAGCGTCGCGCCCGACGTGCTGACGCTGACGTTCAACGGCCTGTCCAAGGCGTACCGGGTGTGCGGCTACCGCGCCGGCTGGCTCGTCGTGACCGGGCCCCTGGAGCGGGCCGGTGACTACCTCGAGGGCATCACGCTGCTCGCCTCGATGCGGTTGTGCCCCAACGTCCCGGCCCAGAACGCGATCCAGGTCGCGCTCGGCGGCTACCAGTCGATCAAGGAGCTCATCCTGCCCGGCGGGCGGTTGCTGGAGCAGCGCGACACCGCCGTCAACGAGCTGCGCAAGATCCCCGGCGTCAGCGTCGTCACCCCCAAGGGTGCCCTGTACACCTTCCCGCGCCTGGATCCTGACGTCTACCCGATCAAGGACGACCAGCAGCTCGTGCTCGATCTGTTGCTGCAGGAGAAGATCCTGCTGACCCAGGGCACCGGCTTCAACTGGCCGGACACCGACCACCTGCGCATCGTCACGCTGCCGTGGGCTCGCGACCTCGCCGAGGCCATCCAGCGGCTCGGCAACTTCCTGAGCACCTACCGGCAGGTCTGACCCGAAGGCGCGGAGTCAGTCGGCGGCGCGGAGGGCCTGGTGTACGTCGGCAGCTCCGTGGTCGTCGGCGTCCCTGAGCCGATCGGCCGCGAGGTCACCGGCCCGGCGTGCCGCGTTGAGCATGTGCCGCACCTGGTCGAAGTGGTTCGTCCAGTCACGCTTGAAGCCGTCGTTGCTGCCGACCCGTTCGTCGTCCGGCAGCATCCGACCGGCCCGGATCGCGAGCCGGATGTCCTCGAGCCGGTGCTCGGCCTGGTCGAGCGCGCGGGCGGCCTCGTGGATCACGTCGCCGACAGCGCGTACGGCCGCCGGGCCCGAGATGGTGTGGTGGGCCCCACCGTCGTCGTGGTCGCCGGACTCCTCGAACGCCACGTTCTGGTGGCGCGGGAGCTTCTCGTCGACCTGGTTGTCAGCGGTCTTGGCCTTCTGGACCAGGTCGGCGTACTCGTCGACGAGCCCCCGGACCGTGTGGCGGTAGGCCGTGATGGCCTGCTCGACCGCGCTGCCGTCCTCGAGCAGCATCGCCTGGGCGTGCGCACCACCGGAGCCGTCGGCGAACGTGACGCCGGCCTGTCGCTTCAGCTGCGTCAGGTGGGCGCCCGCGGCGTCGGAGTCGATGTGATGGATGAGCGCCTCCACGTTGGCCGGCGCGTTCTTGTGGCCGTGCAGGGCGTCGCGGAACGCGTCCCGGGCCTGGCGCCACCGCCGGCTGAGGTCGCCGACACCGTCCTGCGAGTGCGTGAGCACGTCGGCGGCGTGATCGATCGCATCGGCCAGCGTCTCGAGCTGCTGCGAGTCGGCGTCGAGCGTACGACCGGTGCGCTGCGCCGCGTGGGAGAGCGCAAGGACGATCCTGCCGCGCTCACCGTCCGGCGGGTTGGCCTGCTTGAGCTGGTCACTCGCCTGGTCGACCTGTCGGCAGAGGCCGCGAAGCCCCTGCACGGCGCTGCGAAGCTGTGCGGGCTGGCCCGGGATGCGGATCGTGTCGGGTCCGATCGGCCCGGCCACGAGCTCGGCGTGCAGCGTCATGATTCCCCCTGAAGTCCGACGAGTGCTGCCTGATTATGGCCGACAGGTACGCCGTTCCGCCACCTACACGCCGATCACCGCCCGGCCTGCTTGCGGGACACGAACGCTGCGACCTCCTCGCCACGGAACCGTGCGATGGCGTCGATGAGGTCGACCGGCAGCGGCTGGTCGAGCGGCAGCTGGATCGCGGACTTGCTGGTCCGGTAGGGCGCCAGCTCGTCGGCGAACCGGGCGTACGTCGCCGCGGTGGGGAACAGGTTGAGCGACGTGTGCTCGGTGTGGCCCGCGAACTGGATCACGACGACGCCGTCCTGCTTGTAGGCCGGGATGTTGTAGCTGATCGTCTCCTCGGCGTCGGGCAGCGCGGCGCGGATGATGCGCCGGGTCTCGGCGAGCCGCGGCTCGACGTCGTACGTCGCTGCCTCGACGTACTCGTCGACGGTCGTGAACTTCTGCTTGTCGTCGGTCACCACTCAGGTGTAGTCGACATGCGCCCGGAAGGACAATTTGAGCGTGGTGGCGGGACGACACGGTCCGTGTTGGTCCGGAGCGTCAGGCCCCTCGACTAGGCTGGAGCCCTTCCCCCACGATCGCGCCGAGGAGGCCATTTTTCGATGTCGAGCGACTCGCCATTCGTGCACCTGCACGTGCACACGGAGTACTCGATGCTCGATGGCCACGCCCTGCTCGACCCGTTGTTCGAACGCACCGCCGAGCTCGAGATGCCGGCGATCGCGATGACCGATCACGGCAACCTGCACGGCGCCTACGACTTCTACAGCAAGGCGAAGGCGCACGGGATCAAGCCGATCATCGGCATGGAGGCCTACCTCACGCCCAACATCCCGCGCACCGAGAAGAAGGCCGTGCAGTGGAACAAGGGCGGCGACGACGACGTCTCCGGACGCGGCGCCTACACGCACATGACGCTGCTCTCCGAGACGACAGAGGGCATGCACAACCTGTTCCGCATCGGGTCCTACGCGAGCCTCGAGGGGCAGTACCGCAAGCCGCGCGCCGACCGCGACCTGCTGCAGCGCTACGGCAAGGGCCTCATCGCGACCACGGGCTGCCCGTCGG harbors:
- a CDS encoding iron chaperone, giving the protein MTDDKQKFTTVDEYVEAATYDVEPRLAETRRIIRAALPDAEETISYNIPAYKQDGVVVIQFAGHTEHTSLNLFPTAATYARFADELAPYRTSKSAIQLPLDQPLPVDLIDAIARFRGEEVAAFVSRKQAGR
- a CDS encoding pyridoxal phosphate-dependent aminotransferase; this encodes MSIVRQSEKLRDVLYDIRGPVASRAAALEAEGHRIMKLNIGNPQPFGFDAPAEILQDVIAALPSSAGYSDSRGIQSARRAVVHHYQLQEGFPTIDIDDVWIGNGVSELIQMALQALLDNGDEVLVPVPDYPLWTAVTNLAGGVPVHYRCDEDNDWNPDLEDLESKITDRTRVIVVINPNNPTGAVYSRETLDAIADLARKHDLVLMADEIYDKILYDDAVHIPLASVAPDVLTLTFNGLSKAYRVCGYRAGWLVVTGPLERAGDYLEGITLLASMRLCPNVPAQNAIQVALGGYQSIKELILPGGRLLEQRDTAVNELRKIPGVSVVTPKGALYTFPRLDPDVYPIKDDQQLVLDLLLQEKILLTQGTGFNWPDTDHLRIVTLPWARDLAEAIQRLGNFLSTYRQV